GCCTCGACAGTCCTGTGATAAGCTCTATGCTCAGCTGACAAAAACATCAAAGCCACACCACCATGATTCGACAAATCGAGGCAACAATTCGTCATAAAACATGGCTAACCCCGGACGTACTCGAAGTGACATTTGAACTTGAAGAGAGTATGGCCTACGAAGCTGGTCAATTTATTTCGATTCATTTTGAACACGACGGGGCAGTGATTCGTCGCAGTTACAGCATTGCCAATGCCAGGTATCACAGCCCCGCGACCAGTATCACGATTGTCCTAACCATTCTCCCGGACGGTCTGGCCAGCCAGTTCCTTAAGCTTTCTGAGCCTGGCACCTCGCTTCAAATATCCGGCCCATACGGAGCCTTGACGCTACCCAAGTCATTGCCTGAGCGAGTTTTCCTCGTGGCCACCGGCACTGGCGTGGCACCATACCGCAATATGCTATCAGTATTGGAGCAGCAAGTCGCAGAGGGGCCAACCACAATTGAATTGCTCTTCGGCGTTCGTAAAAAAGGGGACGCCTTTTACGCCAATGCGTTTCGTCAATTTGCCGACCACCACTCGTGGTTTCATTTCAATCTTTGTCTATCGCGTCAAGCACCCACAGAAAAAGATGAATTCGCAGGGCATGTTCAAGATCGAATGACGCAATTGGCCCCAAACCCGGAGCACGATCTCGTTTATCTTTGTGGCAATCCCAATATGGTCGATGATGTCGCCAAACAACTTATGGACAAAGGCTTTTCACCAAGGCAAATCAAACGGGAGAAATACGTCCACAGCCGGAGATAGTGTTGGTGCACCTTGATTATTTTAGCCAATACCTTGTGATTTTTATCACGGCATTCGCCGTCGTCTGGCTATTCAGAAGACTGAACCTGCCGGCCATCGCCGGTTACCTCATCGTTGGGATCACCCAAGGCGGTATTTTCAAGTTGGTATCGCCGCATGATGCCGCAGTGCAGTACATGGGAGAACTCGGGCTGGTATTCCTGCTGTTTGCACTCGGGCTCGAGTTCTCTTGGCCCAAAGTTGTGGCACTCAAACGACAGGTGTTCGGAGTCGGTACGCTGCAAATCATGTAGACGAGTGCCATCTTTGCCACACTTCTCTATTCTGTCACCCAAGATTTCCAGCAGGCCATCATCGTATCGCTCGCACTGGCTTTTAACTCCACAGCCCTGGTCGTTCACGATCTCAAAGAATCAGGCCGATTGCACCAACCTGTCGGACTGTTGGTGGTGGGTATTTTGCTGTTTCAGGATCTGATTGCCATACCCGTCCTGGCCATCTTGCCGGAACTCGGTCAAGAAAATAACCTGCCGGTCTTGAAAATTGGCATGA
This sequence is a window from Gammaproteobacteria bacterium. Protein-coding genes within it:
- a CDS encoding oxidoreductase, producing MIRQIEATIRHKTWLTPDVLEVTFELEESMAYEAGQFISIHFEHDGAVIRRSYSIANARYHSPATSITIVLTILPDGLASQFLKLSEPGTSLQISGPYGALTLPKSLPERVFLVATGTGVAPYRNMLSVLEQQVAEGPTTIELLFGVRKKGDAFYANAFRQFADHHSWFHFNLCLSRQAPTEKDEFAGHVQDRMTQLAPNPEHDLVYLCGNPNMVDDVAKQLMDKGFSPRQIKREKYVHSRR